The sequence GCGTACTGAACACTGAGTTGACAGAAGTTAGTGTGCTGAGCTTATAGCCCACTAGGCGTCCCATACCGGACGCGACGCGACTAGATCGCTCCCCCCAGAGCGGGGCACGTTGTCACACTTTATGGGGTAAGCTGTTGCGATGGAACCTGCAATTAAAGAGCCATTTTTTGTGTGGGCATTAACTACCTGATGGGTAGTTTTATTAACTCAACTATTGCTGTATTgcatgcttaaaatgaacccaaagaatgttggaaatgaacatttattaataagtttaatgagtaattaaacaataaacattaaattgcttattaataaatgttcatcttttgattattattgttgcctctagtaattatgtgtctgatttttaatttccaacatattttgggttcattttaagccagccatatagtcatttttaaacaatagttgggttaaattaAACTACCCAACATGttagtcaaacatttaacccagatttttttagagtgtgattatatacatttaaatcaaTCAAAGATTTATGAGAAATACCATTGTTTTGAGAATACAGCAACTTTTCAGTtaaactttcattatatacagtacagttgaCTTAAATTATATAGTACAGATCAAAGGTTTGGAAATATTAATGTTAACAGaaatctcttctgctcatcaaggctgcatttatttgatcaaaaatacagacaaaactgtaaaattgtgaaatattattacaaattaaaataaaggttttctatttgaatatactttaaaatataatttattttctgtgatcaaagctgaattttcagcatcattactccagtcttcagtgtcacatgatccttcagaaatcattctaatatgatgatttttatcaatgttggaaactgcttaatatttttataacctgtgatgcTTTTTTCAGGGTTCATTGATGAATtcaaagttaaaaagaacagcatttattcaaaatagaaatattttctaacaatataagtctttactatcactttttgaataaaagtattaatttctttcaaaaaaaatcaatgaccTCAAACGTgtttattgttacaaaagatttatattttgaataaatgctgttctttttaactgtttatttatcagtgaatcctgaaaaaagtatcacaggttataaaaatattaaatcagcatattagaatgatttctgaaggatcatgtgacactgaagactggagtaatgatgctgaaaatccagatttgcatcacagaaataaattattttttaaagtatactAAAGcagaaaacctttattttaaattgtaatactatttcacaatattactgtttttcctgtattttttatcacagccttgatgagcagaagagactttcaaaaacattagaaataataatgttttcaacCTTTTTTTGACTGGtgctgtatataatttaaaatatgcttTTCTATCTATTAAAGTAGCCTACATTAATAATTCACAGTGGTCTTGTTTGAacatttgagctacagtagacAAATATCTGGATGTCCTTgcattaaataacaaaatatcaaacaagAGGTATAAGAttcactaaaaaataaaacaaaattactaaaacacaGTTGATCAAAAGACACTgagcaaaacagaaaaaaaaaagaaggaaagtAAAGTCTTTGAAATGGAatcttggtttgatattttgtatcTGACTCaatgacattcagacattttaagtGTTCAGATACTTTTTGGGTTGATTCCAGAGAGCAGCCCAGAGCTTCACATCAGCTTGTATGGTTCTGTGTGCTCCTGCGCCTGATCAAAGAGCCTGTTGGGGCGCAGCATATCTGTTTATTATGAAGTGCAGAGTAGCGTTTGGCAGCAACAGGCTTTGATATGCTTTCACCTGCCCTGGATGAAGTCAAAGTGAGCAGCGGACGGGCAAAGCTTTTCATTCCTTTAAAGAGTCTATTAGTGAGCTCTTGGATCTGTGGGGTTCATTATTATTCTGATCTAGCAGCAGATTCACGATGAAGTGTTCAAGTGTTACgtttaaatgtgaaaaatgtgaGGTGGAAAATTGAAACAATGGATGTGtgctttttttacattttaaattttaagtacAATAAATGATGTGCATCCATAAAATATTCATGCTAATTTCTGGATGTGTGTTTGCTTTCTGAGCACAGAAGGAATCAGTCATCAGCGTTATTGGAGTCAGGATCACTTTAGTGGATTCATGGACTTTTATCTCCACCTGCTGTTGAAGAAAATCATGCAGCAGTTTTCAGTCTCTTCTTTTCTCATATATGAAGCAATTAATTTCACGTCCAAGCTAAATCATAGGCTGTATTTGACATCTGTCGCACTTAACCAAACATATTTGAACATGATGAACACCTTTTTGGTGTGATGTTTAAGTACAGTGGGATATAAAAGTCTGAGATCACTAGTGAAAATGCATCTATTTTCTAATACAATTTTTCTTTGCAGATTATAGTCAGACAAAATTAAAGCATTTCAGCAAGTCTTAGTTTTGATCCATACCATCAAGCTGAATAATTTGAGCAAAAcccgatgatgatgatgatgttctccagcatgatcTGAGAACATGTGCTTCAATGGAAGCAATATCTGACCAGTGTCATGAGAAATCAAGTtgggtctcctttaggacccagCCAGTAATGCCTGATCAGAAGTTGTTATCATGATGTCTTGATTAATTAAAACCTATTTCACCattgtatgatgtttattacattaaagggttagttcacccaaaaatgaaaataatgtcatttattactcaccctcatgccgttccacacccataagaccttcgttaatcttctgaacacaaattaagatatttttgatgaaatccgatggctcagtgaggcctccatagggagcaatgacatttcctcattcaagatccattaatgtactaaaaacatatttaaatcagttcatgtgagtacagtggttcaatattaatattataaagcgacgagaatatttttggtgcggcaaaaaaacaaaataacgacttatatagtgatggccgatttcaaaacactgcttcggagcgttatgaatcttttgtgtcgaatcagcggttcggagcggcaaagtcacgtgatttcagcagtttgacatgcgatccgaatcatgattcgacacactgattcataacgctccgaagcttccttagggccctataaaatccgttttattttttcccaaattccgttttttccgttttaatttttctggattccgtttttttccgttttatttattttttgactccattttaatgattaaattaaattttagtaatcaaaaagcatgtctattttattgaaataatgaagcttgtccaatttaccaacaatttaataaaagttttattctttcccctcaaattttatttttaccaaattctgttttctggattccattttattggtttaattccattttaataatcaaaaagcatgtctaattaattgaattcttaaaaacaacaatattaattaatttaaaaaaatatatttttatgaatttttttttcttcagaagttctgttgtggatttaaatttttctggcaatcaaatgaacgcataccatttaatttatcttttaatcatgaaattaaacttttttgtcaaacaatgtgctgcacaacagagctttactgttaaaattaaaacatggaagaaacactgagattattgtttaaaatatattttaataatttattgttaaattaatttatctaaattctactgtacaacagtaatatgtttctgtcaagttaaatcgaacttttattttgacggtttgcccagagctttgagtttctcagtgtttatgacggtagttttcttaaacgaagcggttaaatgctgatgaagtgactttcagagcagctctggagagaatttgtgcgttcatatagtgaggcgacagaggacgaaaggcggtgtgaggtaaatgaaactgcgcttccgcatcattcatttgattcacaaaggcatgcaggattcatgtttaatagtctttttgcggtttaatattcagtcactagtctatatcgcgatttaatttacgtgtactgacctgcttttaattcattaatcaaaaatttgacattctgcgttatatagtaaattccatttttatgacTTGATTCCGCGATTCCGTCCGCGATTCCATGATCGCggaaattatagggccctacttcctgaagcagtgttttgaaatcggccaccACTATATAAGTcggtattttgttttttgcacacaaatattctcgttgctttataatattaatattgaaccactgtactcacatgaactgatttaaatatgtgtttagtacattaatggatcttgagagaggaagtgtcattgctggcaatgcaggcctcactgagccatcggatttcatcaaaaatatctcaatttgtgttctgaagatgaacaaaggtcttacaggtgtagaacaacataagggtgagtaattaattacattattttcatttttgggtgaactaaccctttaaggtatcAGCGAAAATACCTAGTTCACATATTGTCTAAAAGTTAGTgtgaagaagaaaaatgaaaaaagctaAATATCAACCTGTATATGCGGGGGACATCAGTTATGCTCATCTTTTTATGCTCCTTTTAAGTTATCTTGAATAAAACAGCtcattttttcatgaagcacatACAAAAGACCTAAACCGGAAgcgatctgatctgttttacagaATACGGAAGTTAGATAGCGCATAACCCCTTTTGTATGGTTAATTTTAGACGGAGGTGTTGTGAGTAGGCCATTTGTATTTACTGTTGTTGACaagaaactcaaaagttatgTGCATGTAACAATAGCTTCTCTGATGTTTAGCATGACATTTTACTTATCTTCTAGGTTCATAGGCACAATTTAAAGAGCACTGCAGTCTCTTCAGCCTCACATTGCTCGCCACTTTTCTACACCTGAAAAAGCATATACGTTGTGCAATTAGctttatataaaacacataaaatccACCAGAAATAGTATACCATCCAGGCACCTTTGAAAAAACAGGTTCAAAGCACTATGTTTCGGGACGAACGTTATTTAGAAGCACTTGTATGTAAACAGTAGCAGTTCTTAGTTTTCGCCTGATCAGCGCCCTCTGTCGACACGTCTTGGCAATTGCTGTTTTGTGTCCAAAGTTGGTGGTTTTCGGGAACATAATAATGAAGGACTCGAGGTTATTCATGATTATAGGCTGCACCACCTATTTCAAGAAACAATGGAGAGGTGTTTATTTCGTTATTTACTTACTGCAGATGCTTTTGTCATTATTAACACCAAAGACACCAATGCTTTGCATGCTAGATTGGCTTTCTATTCTAAATTTTTCTTAAAATgcctaaaaaaagaaaaaaaattaaacttctcTAGACTCTGAGCCGTGCACATGATGAAATTATATGACAATGATTGCAATAGCAGTGATGCATGGACGCTTCTAGCATAGTTAGCATTATGATTAATGGGTAAAACTTGTGATTTAACCTAGTGTAAGTCTACTTGTAGGCTATGTCATTTCCTATCTTGTGCACATTAGCCTAACATTGAACTATATTCATTGTTTATAAATCCTCTTATAGCATGAAAAACAGTTACTGCTCTTTTTCTGACTGCAGATCCATTCACCTCACTGAAATAAATGGGGAAAGCTATCCACTTCATTAGATCTGCACTAATGATTCAGATCTCAATGGAAAAAAGATGTCCAGGTTATGTGTACGTGCAGAGAGAAAGATGTAagggttaaaaaaataataataataattgaaaccTGTTTTTATTTGCTTGTTTCTCACTTTCACAATAGGATTATGTCCACAACAAACAATGTTTCTTAATATTAAAAGAGAAATTTGACTTGTATtgcattgaactgaattgacaATTCATAACCATTTTAGCTTGTGGCTTTATTTTAAGctttaatattgtaaaaatgtcatttattcctgtgatttccAGTCTGCatggtcacatgatccttcagaaatcatttgaatacgctgatttgatgctcaagaaacatttctgattattattaatgttgaaaacagttttttgtggaaacttttaattcatcaaagaatcctaaaaataaaaaggaaaagcatttatttgaaacataaatttaaaagcattttaaatgtcttcactgtcacttttgaccaatttaatgcatcctctgtaaataaaagtattaatacaaaaaaaaaaaaatcgatatTTTCTCGTGAGGATTTTCCAATGTGACATTTTCAATGTCCACAAGATTTTAAAGCATATTTGTTTTAGTCTtttggttaaatattcacatttttcTATATAATTCAAGTGTTTCCATGACAAAGCAAACAAAATGATCTGTATGATTGTCTTAGTTACTGTACGTTCACCTAGATATATATTCTTCTGAATAATTGTAACACTCATGTAAAGTGAAACTTGCAGGTATAAATAGCTCAGTTATTATCATCTCAACACCATTGTTCTCTGCTTTATGTGTTCTTTTCCTGTGGTTTGACATGCTTTTCCCATGTTTTGATGAGATTTCATGACTGAAAAGTTTCTTTAAAGTTTCTCGTTATTtacaaaacaaagtaaaaacatCACTTCACATCAGCACGTTGCTCCAAATCAGGGTGTTGCTCTAAATTAGGATGTCTCTCAATATCAGGGCATCACTCCGAATCGCTCTCAAAATTAGGGTGTCACTCCAAATTTGGGCATCGCTTCAATTCAGTGTGAGTCCCAAATCTGAGTGTGACTCTGAATCAGGGCTTCTCACAAAATCAAGACATCATGAAATGTATTCCTGATGCTGTTGTCGGCATTACACCATGGTCTCCTTGTTATTGTATTTGCACAAGAAGTGCAATGTTAGATGTTTTGGTGTCTTATGTGTCTTCACAGGGCGGGGAATCTGTAGCCGGACACTGGGATTCGTCGCATTCCATGTCCTGAAAAGGTGAATGTGATAACGAAGGGATACCTGCAGTAAAACAAAAAGGGAAATTATGCAGAAAAGTTAAAGCCATTGTATTGTTAtttgacaattttttatttttttttaccaccaccatgtccctttaggggctccatacACTGCAAATTAAAAATGTCTCGGTGTGTTCATGCCATGTTGAAATAACCATTTACCACGCCATGTTGAGATCACGATGTGTAAAAAGCGTAACTTgtaattacaacttgtaaactcagaattttcGACTCGTACCACCTGACAGCTGCagatttgttttgctgttgATAGTGTGGCCCTAGAAGTGCAAAATTCAGAGGACTTGAAAATCTCAGAGTAGAAAATCGCAGGCTGTCATCTTGTAATTACAGTACTTACAACATATCATGAACGCAGCATTTGTGCACTTTCATTTAGCTAGACTGAAAACAAGAGTGAACTTACAGCAGACCAGAAGAGGTAAATGGTGAACAGTGTCAGTGTGAGAACTATGAGTCCGATGGCCTCCATGCTGTTGCTGTAGTACAGATCCAGGGCTCCCTGCACACACAACCAGCCCGACAGACTCGCTAACGGTGTGATGAACAGGAAACAGATCACGTCCCCGCACAGCGTTCGCCTCTGGTGCTGCATGGAGGGTGTAGTGAACCACTGGAGACATGAAAAACTGCTGATTAGAGGAGTGTAATACTCACAGCAATCTGAACAGGTAATGTgacttatttaaataaatgcatacaattgacagacagacagacagaatgatagatagaatgacagacagacagacagagatagaatgatagacagaacgatagatagaaagacagaacgatagacagatagatcgatagacagaacgacagacagatagatagatggatagatatatagacagagatagataaatagacagaatgagatagatagattagatagacagacagagatagaatgatagacagacagacagatagatagaatgacagacagacagagatagaatgatagatagacagaacgatagacagacagacagagatagatagatagatatatagacagatagatggatagatagatagatagacagacagatagatagatagaacgatagacagatagatggatggatggatagatagatagaaagacagaacgatagacagatagatcgatagacagaacgacagacagagagatagataaatagacagacagaatgatagatagatagatagacagacagagatagaatgatagacagaacgacagacagatagatagatagacagagatagataaatagacagaatgatagacagacagatagatagacagaatgatagacagacagacagagatagaatgatagacagacagaatgatagatagatagatagatagaatgatagatagatagaatgatagatagatagatagatagacagagagataaatagacagacagaatgatagatagatagatagatagatagatagatagatagacagaatgatagatagatagaatgatagacagaatgatagatagatagaatgatagacagatagatagacagaatgatagatagatagatagatagaatgatagatagatagatagacagagatagataaatagacagacagaatgatagatagataaatagacagacagaatgatagatagatagaatgatagacagaatgatagatagatagaatgatagacagatagatagacagaatgatagatagatagatagaatgatagatagatagatagatagacagaaatagataaatagacagacagaatgatagatagataaatagacagacagaatgatagatagatagacagatagatagatagaatgatagacagatagatagacagaatgatagatagatagatagatagatagatagatagataaacagaatgatagatagatagacagacagaatgatagacagacagatagatagatagatagatagataaacagaatgatagatagatagacagacagaatgatagacagacagatagatagatagatagatagatagatagatagatagatagataaacagaatgatagatagatagacagacagaatgatagacagacagacagacagattgatagatagatagatagattttattgtattattgtattctAATGATAATAAAGTAAAACTAATGAAAATCAATATTGCGTATCGTCATCACATTGCTCTCGGTCTGTAATGGTTCAAGGCGCAGCATTCACAGGGCAGGCGAGGTTTGTTGCGTCTCAACAGGTCATGATGCACATGGACTCATCATCTCGTCCTCAGGCCCAAACATGAGATAAGCACATGAATAAAGCGGCATGTCCGGGCCTCTGCAGCGACAGGGATACGCTCCTCATCTAATCTCATTTTCCTGCTAAGTGGATTAGTGTTTAAAAGAAGCCGAGGTAAAGCAGACCTGCCAATATCTGCTGTGTGCCTTAAAGAGAGGCCGGGACATGACTCAGGACTCAAGAGTGAGTGACTGCAGGAGAACGGAGCTGATAATGTTGATTAAAACACATTCCATGTGACTACTGCAGAGAGTATGTTATTATATGTCCAGTTTTACATCTCTTGATGTCTCTAAATAAAGTTCTTGGCGAGGGCAGACTGACAGACTCGTAGTGAATGATGTGTCAGCTGAGGTCAGACAATATCTGCGTTTCCATAGCAACATATAGCCACCGACACAATTAGGAGAAATAGAAGAGTCTGTGCCTAAGATGCAGTTTAACCACCTGCTAAACGTGCAAAATTATAGCCAATGGaactaacttaaaaaaatatttttgcattgaAAATCAAGAGTTGCtgaatatttattattgtgCAAACTGGCACTAACTGTAACATAACAATTGGCATACATTTTATGGATCTGTGCATGACTGCCAAAACACTTGAATTTGTCTGAACAGCAAAGCAGCAAATGAAttttaaaagttaataaaaaaaaaaaaaaaacacattttaattttaaacattatatttaaaaataaatgaaatatttgtaCAGATAATTAAGTTTagtttactaaaatcaaaaaagattttttacagtgtatatggCATCATGTGACCGGACTGGATTGTACCTCCGTGAGCGGTTTGGGAAGTCTCTCCAGAGCGAATTGAAAGTGGCAGAGCTCGCAGTGGCTGGTGCCGGAGGCCGTGAGCCAGTGCTCCAGACAAACACGGTGCACCATCGCCAGAGACCCGGCACACTCACAGGGCGATAACAGATCGCCCGCACTGCTGCCTTCATGACAGATACGACAGAACGGCTCCTCGCTGTTCAGACTGAGAGGAGAAACAATAACTACAGATTACACAGGACTCCAGGCtgtaaaatgaaacatttatgagCTGAATAACATGATGCAGATGGTTGTTTGGAAGCCTGTTTGCACCTTAGTAATAAATAAAGATGTTAATTGCAGTGTTGGGGGGAACACATTACAAGTATGTAATCAGATTagtttttttcaagtaactagtaaagtaatgcattacttttaaatgacAACCAAAtatgagttactttttcaaaaaagcAATGAAAGTTACTTTGCTTTCCCATGTATTgtctgacagctctcctgtccccatgtatttctcaaaattattaaaaagagTAAAATTCAAACTGAATATTATGCAAACCTgc is a genomic window of Megalobrama amblycephala isolate DHTTF-2021 linkage group LG3, ASM1881202v1, whole genome shotgun sequence containing:
- the zgc:158785 gene encoding E3 ubiquitin-protein ligase MARCHF3 codes for the protein MLCEESSAGITAALDSVVRLKPDTETSTDPVQEVIHCSTYVSSVIPAHGGISLNSEEPFCRICHEGSSAGDLLSPCECAGSLAMVHRVCLEHWLTASGTSHCELCHFQFALERLPKPLTEWFTTPSMQHQRRTLCGDVICFLFITPLASLSGWLCVQGALDLYYSNSMEAIGLIVLTLTLFTIYLFWSAVSLRYHIHLFRTWNATNPSVRLQIPRPVKTHKTPKHLTLHFLCKYNNKETMV